A region of the Arachis hypogaea cultivar Tifrunner chromosome 15, arahy.Tifrunner.gnm2.J5K5, whole genome shotgun sequence genome:
aaaaaatatttttcatgtaataaataaaaaaaagtatttttatattgttatacccaaacataattgattgataaaaagacctttttatatgagatatccaaacataaaattacttttacttctccataagatcttttaaaaaaagataactcgaaaaaagatattttttaaaaaactcacccaaacaagcccgaTAAGAAGTATATAATGAAAACTTGAAAagttaaaacaaaagaaaaatgaattgttCCCTCACTGTTGTTGATTTGATATTAGTGTTTgcaatttaaaataaacaaaaaggaaatcaaaaaatgaaaaagaaacttGTGGTCTAAAACGGAAGGAGAAAAGAAACAATGAAGTGAAGTTCTCCGCCATTTTTTCTACCACAAAGCCAGGAAGTGTAAACTGAGGAACTGGCATGGCCACTGTAGCAACAAGTGGAATAGGAGCAGGGTTAACAAAGCTCCAAGCAAACAAAGGAAAGCACAACAAATCCCTCTTTCTGGGCCATGGATTCAGAATCAAACCTTCTTCTCTACCATGCAGCAGTAGAAAGAAGCCTCCTTTTCAAGTGTTTGCattaggtggtggtggtggtgcaagTGAATGGGTTCTTGATTCCATTCACAACCTCTTTGTGGGTGTTGGGGTTGGTCTCCCTTGCACTGTGATGGAGTGTGGGGACCTAATTTATAGGAGCACACTACCAAAGTCAAATGGGTTGACTCTTACAGTTCCTGGTGCGGTTCTTGCTTTGAGTGCTCTCTCTTACCTTTGGGCCACACCTGGGGTTGCACCTGGTTTCTTTGACATGTTTGTTCTTGCTTTTGTTGAGAGATTGTTCAGACCCACTTATAGAAAGGTCACTCAGTTCaacttcatttctttttctttatgttacTTTAGCCAATTCTTATTTTCATTCTATAATATCTCTTATTTCGTTACTTATATAGAAGTAAAAATTATGGTTGATTAATTAGTACTTCACTGTTAAGAATTTACATTACTTTTGATTTTAGTATATGTCCATTTAGCTAGAGTGCACCATGGATAATGCTACTATAAAATATTTAGATGTTAATGGTTTAAATGTTAAATATGACCCACTACTTGTTTGATTCATCGCGTCATGACTCAACAATGCTTGGTTCATATAGGTTAATTGTTAATATTGCTTCTGCTCTTGATTGTAACTGTTATTGCTGACGTTGGTTTATTGTTTTTGGCAGGATGACTTTGTTGTGGGCAAGAAGTTAGGGGAGGGATCCTTTGGAGTAGTTTATAGAGCAACACCGTCCAAGCCCTCTTCAAAggtattaattaattactattcTATTTGGAAGCTACTATGGTCCTTTGCAGATCCTATGTTAATGCAGGATGCTTGTGGGCTGCCTATTTGGAAGCTACTAGAATAATGGAGTTTCTCACTTATGTTTTTTTTGCCTTAGTTGGTTCTTGCTTGCATTTTTCATGGTGCACTTTACTAGATCATTGAATTTTCATGTCAtttgtttatgaatttttttttttttttgaaaacggtGTCATTTTAAGTTTAATTGCTCATGAATATCATGCTTTCAAGAAACAAAAATGAGTGGCATATGTGCCTCAGCACCTGTGAGATTTAGAAATGTTAGATTGCTTGAATAGTATTGGTATGACTTATGCTTCTATTTTGGTTCTCAATGGAAGGAAGGTGACTTAGTCTTGAAGAAAGCTACTGAATATGGTGCCGTAGAAATTTGGATGAATGAGCGCGTACGGAGAGCTTGTGCAAGCAGCTGCGCAGATTTTCTATACGGGTTTCTTGAGGTGTTGCTCAATTAAAACTACTACTTCTTCATGAACTTCACTATCATAGTTGTATGGAGAAATTAAAGACATTTTTCAGTTACATAAGTTCACAGTTTAGTTTTAGTTATAGCAGTTGTCCTCATAATCACAAACCATTTGCAGAGCTCTTCAAAGAAGGCTCCCGAATACTGGCTTATATGGCGGTTTGAAGGGGATGCTACCCTAGCTGACTTGCTGCAGAGTAGAGAATTTCCATACAATGTTAGTAGTCTCGTTACTCGTCGTGATGCAAATCATCAATTTTAATAGTATTAAGTATTAACCTTACAATTTTCTGATAAAGTAGTAGGaaattattacaataatattCCGTAGCCTTTACTCATTATTTCACTATGTTTCTGAAGCGTTTTGTTCATATTAAACTCTTCAATTTTATGCTTTATTGGTAAGTCATGAATGCTTATGTCTCCGGTATCAGCCATAGTGATTAGTGCCGCAAATTACAGGTTGAAACATTAATTCTGGGTGAGGTTCAGGACTTGCCGAAGGGAGTCGAAAGAGAAAACAGAATTATTCAAACAATCATGAGGCAACTGTTGTTTGCATTAGACGGTCTTCACTCAACTGGCATTGTGCATAGGGATATTAAGCCACAGAACATTATTTTCTCTGAAGGTAAGAATCTGAACCTTGCATATCTTATTTTTTTCCCTCCCTGATGAAAAGTTTTCATAATCAAAGTTAAGATCAgggtttcttttgtttagtatGTCTTTTATTGAGTCTTTATTTTGTGTTATTGTTTACCTTGTAATAAACTCCACTTTATTGTGCTGAGCTCCTTCTTTCAAGAAGAAAAAACCCCTATTAAGATCTTGTTTCCTTTCTAATCCTGGGATCAGGGTCGCGAACATTCAAAATCATTGATCTTGGAGCTGCTGCAGACCTGCGAGTTGGCATTAACTATATTCCCAAGGAGTTTCTCTTGGATCCAAGGTATCTTCTTCgacatttgataaaaaaatagcaCTGTTGCCTGCtttcaaaaggagaaaaaatattaagaaaagaaaagaaatctactgttggaattttttatttgatatgcTTAATGAGTTTAGTAATgggttcttttcatttttcttttagtgGAATTAGAAAATGgaagcttttattttttttttatttatgaactaTTTCAAAAATTTCCCTTTAAAGCCATCAACACTTTCTGCCTCATTTCCTTTAAGGCCCCGTTCCCACATCGCATACTCATTCTCATTCTCATTCCAACAAGTCGCCATATTGAAATAAGAGAGTGAATGTGACCAATTAATTGCTGAAGGAGTTTGAACCTAAGGCTGATTCGGGTCCAGTTTTTGTGTCGGTGATTCTCC
Encoded here:
- the LOC112750530 gene encoding serine/threonine-protein kinase STN7, chloroplastic → MATVATSGIGAGLTKLQANKGKHNKSLFLGHGFRIKPSSLPCSSRKKPPFQVFALGGGGGASEWVLDSIHNLFVGVGVGLPCTVMECGDLIYRSTLPKSNGLTLTVPGAVLALSALSYLWATPGVAPGFFDMFVLAFVERLFRPTYRKDDFVVGKKLGEGSFGVVYRATPSKPSSKEGDLVLKKATEYGAVEIWMNERVRRACASSCADFLYGFLESSSKKAPEYWLIWRFEGDATLADLLQSREFPYNVETLILGEVQDLPKGVERENRIIQTIMRQLLFALDGLHSTGIVHRDIKPQNIIFSEGSRTFKIIDLGAAADLRVGINYIPKEFLLDPRYAAPEQYIMSTQTPSAPSAPVATALSPVLWQLNLPDRFDIYSAGLIFLQMAFPGLRTDNGLIQFNRQLKRCDYDLVTWRKSVEPRCGPELRRGFDLLDLDGGIGWELLTSMVRYKARQRLSAKAALTHPFFDREGLLALSFMQNLRLQLLRATQQDYGEAAKWVTELMAKSGTEKDGGFTEAQLLELKEIEPKKKKKANAQRNALASALKLQRKIIKTLNESMDELSRRRKSIWWSRWIPREE